One Streptomyces fagopyri DNA window includes the following coding sequences:
- a CDS encoding carbohydrate ABC transporter permease, protein MTVLEKVRPAGAPAPERRPRPRVTDEHGRRVRVWELVLRYLLLLAVLALTVGPFLWQLSTSLKGPSEDIFQSPPALLPGHPTLHNYQRVADTIPVWDYAVNSLKVAGANVVTNCAGSALAGYALARLRYRGRKAATLVFILAMLVPVEGIIIAQFTTMRELGLNNTLIGVVLPGCVGAMNVLLMRNAFLNLPYEIEEAAYIDGANVWQRFLRIALPSVKGTLAVVAIFAFMGAWDDFLWPLIVLSDPSKFTLTIGLNYLHGTFANDERLVAAGTIIAVAPLIALFACLQRYFFRGVGEGAVKG, encoded by the coding sequence GTGACCGTGCTGGAGAAGGTACGACCCGCCGGCGCTCCGGCACCGGAGCGCCGGCCCCGCCCCCGCGTCACCGACGAGCACGGCCGTCGCGTCCGGGTGTGGGAACTCGTCCTGCGGTACCTGCTGCTGCTCGCCGTCCTCGCCCTGACCGTCGGCCCGTTCCTGTGGCAGCTGTCCACCTCGCTCAAGGGGCCGAGCGAGGACATCTTCCAGTCGCCGCCTGCGCTCCTGCCCGGCCACCCGACACTGCACAACTACCAGCGGGTCGCCGACACCATCCCCGTCTGGGACTACGCGGTGAACTCGCTCAAGGTCGCGGGCGCCAACGTCGTGACGAACTGTGCCGGCTCGGCCCTCGCCGGCTACGCCCTGGCCCGGCTGCGCTACCGCGGCCGCAAGGCGGCGACGCTCGTCTTCATCCTCGCGATGCTGGTCCCCGTGGAGGGCATCATCATCGCCCAGTTCACCACCATGCGTGAACTCGGCCTGAACAACACGCTCATCGGCGTCGTCCTGCCCGGCTGCGTCGGCGCGATGAACGTCCTGCTGATGCGCAACGCCTTCCTCAACCTCCCCTACGAGATCGAGGAGGCGGCCTACATCGACGGCGCGAACGTCTGGCAGCGGTTCCTGCGGATCGCGCTGCCGTCGGTGAAGGGCACCCTCGCCGTCGTCGCGATCTTCGCCTTCATGGGCGCCTGGGACGACTTCCTGTGGCCCCTCATCGTGCTCAGCGATCCCTCCAAGTTCACCCTGACCATCGGACTCAACTACCTGCACGGCACGTTCGCCAACGACGAGCGGCTCGTCGCCGCGGGCACGATCATCGCCGTGGCCCCCCTGATCGCGCTCTTCGCCTGTCTCCAGCGGTACTTCTTCCGCGGTGTGGGCGAGGGCGCCGTCAAGGGCTGA
- a CDS encoding LacI family DNA-binding transcriptional regulator, producing MPAKRSPARRPTMKDIARRAGVSESAVSFALNDRPGVSEITRDRVRRVAEQLGWRPSTAARALSGEGAATVGLVVARPADTLGVDSFFLQLISGIQEVLAERHLGLLFQVVEDVGDECAVYRRWWAEHRVDGVLVVDPRTDDPRPDLLEELGLPAVVIGGVPDAGHPGMSTVWADDAGAMATVVGELYALGHRRIAHIAGLPGLAHTERRIRTLRAEAERRGLSEVRSLTTDYSDSEGAAVTRRVLESGAPPTALVYDNDVMAVAGVAAATELGFLVPRDVSVVAWEDSALCRMVRPWLSALSRDTLEFGRTAARELTALLDGGPARTVQVPVPRLIGRESTGPAAGL from the coding sequence TTGCCAGCCAAGCGGTCACCCGCGCGCCGGCCGACGATGAAGGACATAGCGCGGCGCGCGGGGGTCTCGGAGAGCGCGGTCTCCTTCGCTCTCAACGACCGGCCCGGGGTCTCCGAGATCACCCGTGACCGGGTGCGCCGGGTCGCCGAACAGCTGGGCTGGCGGCCGAGCACGGCGGCCCGCGCGCTGTCCGGCGAGGGCGCGGCCACGGTGGGGCTGGTCGTGGCCCGCCCCGCCGACACCCTGGGCGTGGACTCGTTCTTCCTGCAACTGATCTCCGGCATCCAGGAGGTGCTGGCCGAGCGGCACCTCGGGCTGCTCTTCCAGGTGGTGGAGGACGTGGGCGACGAGTGCGCGGTCTACCGGCGCTGGTGGGCCGAGCACCGCGTGGACGGGGTCCTGGTCGTCGATCCGCGGACCGACGATCCACGTCCCGACCTGCTGGAGGAACTGGGCCTGCCCGCGGTGGTGATCGGCGGTGTGCCGGACGCGGGGCACCCCGGGATGTCCACCGTCTGGGCGGACGACGCGGGTGCGATGGCCACGGTGGTGGGCGAGTTGTACGCGCTCGGGCACCGCCGGATCGCGCACATCGCGGGCCTGCCGGGGCTCGCCCACACCGAGCGGCGCATCCGCACCCTGCGTGCGGAGGCGGAGCGCCGGGGTCTGTCCGAGGTGCGGTCACTGACCACGGACTACTCGGACTCCGAGGGTGCTGCCGTCACCCGCCGGGTGCTGGAGAGCGGCGCGCCGCCGACCGCGCTGGTGTACGACAACGACGTGATGGCCGTCGCCGGGGTCGCCGCCGCGACCGAACTGGGCTTCCTGGTACCGCGTGACGTGTCCGTCGTGGCCTGGGAGGACTCGGCGCTGTGCCGCATGGTCAGACCGTGGCTGTCCGCGCTCTCCCGCGACACCCTGGAGTTCGGGCGCACGGCCGCGCGGGAACTGACCGCGCTGCTGGACGGCGGCCCGGCGCGCACGGTCCAGGTGCCGGTGCCGCGGCTGATCGGGCGCGAGAGCACGGGACCGGCCGCCGGCCTCTGA
- a CDS encoding alpha-L-fucosidase: MSTYPRRQVLGATAAVAAATALPLTAATGARAAEPAEGRAPQWVPVPDPLPVPLDAHFDNDGVDRADATGGDFDGSGYTFPGEELPEGPVEVDGIPFLFPSSAAGARNNVVALGQRVDLPRGRYLSALFLTACSYGDASGTATVHYADGSTTTAGLGGADWYATGGSLSVPYRYRPDGGKDEHGVGIGTAEVWIDPRREAVALTLPTTRPAKENQASLHVFALSLQPVAQGRALALRDARSTFSLLESTGAQSVEATVVNAGTVAVLAGDRVRVGVEVPGARTVEPARVTRLDPGEQARVRVGIRNRVGTAPGTAREGTVVVEGGGRQAAAARRTLTLGVPDYRPTEESLAGHQAPYWFHRAKFGIFIHWGVYSVPAWSPVGEQYAEWYWSNLQNPDNAVYAYHREKYGEDFAYDDFIPMFTAHRFDPRAWVELFRDAGAQYHVLTSKHHEGFALWDTRVSDRSAVKAGPRRDLVRELFDASRRFTPELHRGLYFSMPEWFNPDNPWSGHAPRNPYTQEPVPYTGYTAGKDYVRDYQAAQMVELIHGYDPSVIWCDIGGANDSLNVLAEYFNHGKNRPKPYEVAVNNRAGIGFHDFTTPEYTTYENTVVAKWESSRGLDPFSYGYNRATPDAAYMTAEEVVRSLVDIVSKNGNLLLDIGPRADGTIPEIMQTRLRETGRWLKVNGEAIYDTTYWSRMAQLGEDLRFTVRQNEAFYIHSLTAPGATLTVEAPVPVRGGDRVTLLGHDRPLNWTVRKGALVIDVPEAARRSGRYVWVFKVEWRD, encoded by the coding sequence ATGAGTACGTATCCAAGACGTCAGGTTCTGGGAGCCACCGCGGCCGTCGCCGCCGCGACGGCTCTTCCGCTCACCGCCGCGACCGGGGCGCGGGCCGCCGAACCCGCCGAAGGGCGGGCGCCGCAGTGGGTTCCCGTCCCCGACCCGCTCCCCGTACCGCTCGACGCACACTTCGACAACGACGGCGTCGACCGCGCGGACGCCACCGGCGGCGACTTCGACGGTTCGGGCTACACCTTCCCCGGCGAGGAACTCCCCGAGGGCCCGGTCGAGGTGGACGGCATCCCTTTCCTCTTCCCGTCCTCCGCGGCGGGCGCCAGGAACAACGTGGTCGCCCTCGGCCAGCGCGTCGACCTTCCCCGGGGCCGCTATCTCTCGGCCCTGTTCCTCACGGCGTGCAGCTACGGCGACGCCTCCGGCACGGCCACCGTGCACTACGCCGACGGTTCGACGACGACCGCCGGACTCGGCGGCGCGGACTGGTACGCGACGGGCGGCTCGCTGTCCGTCCCGTACCGCTACCGGCCGGACGGCGGCAAGGACGAGCACGGCGTCGGGATCGGTACGGCCGAGGTCTGGATCGACCCGCGGCGCGAGGCGGTCGCCCTCACCCTGCCGACCACCCGGCCGGCCAAGGAGAACCAGGCCTCGCTGCACGTCTTCGCCCTCTCCCTCCAACCGGTCGCCCAGGGACGCGCGCTGGCCCTGCGGGACGCGCGCTCCACCTTCTCGCTGCTGGAGTCGACCGGCGCGCAGAGCGTGGAGGCCACCGTCGTCAACGCGGGAACCGTGGCCGTCCTCGCGGGCGACCGGGTGAGGGTCGGCGTCGAGGTGCCCGGGGCCCGCACCGTCGAGCCCGCGCGGGTGACCCGCCTCGACCCCGGCGAGCAGGCGCGGGTCCGCGTCGGCATCCGCAACCGCGTGGGCACGGCACCCGGCACCGCGCGCGAGGGAACGGTGGTCGTCGAAGGCGGTGGCCGGCAGGCGGCCGCCGCCCGCCGCACCCTGACCCTCGGGGTGCCCGACTACCGCCCCACCGAGGAGTCCCTCGCCGGCCACCAGGCCCCGTACTGGTTCCACCGCGCCAAGTTCGGCATCTTCATCCACTGGGGCGTCTACTCGGTGCCCGCCTGGTCACCGGTGGGCGAACAGTACGCCGAGTGGTACTGGAGCAACCTCCAGAACCCGGACAACGCGGTGTACGCCTACCACCGGGAGAAGTACGGGGAGGACTTCGCCTACGACGACTTCATCCCCATGTTCACGGCCCACCGGTTCGATCCGCGCGCCTGGGTGGAGTTGTTCCGGGACGCCGGCGCCCAGTACCACGTCCTCACCTCGAAACACCACGAGGGATTCGCCCTGTGGGACACGCGGGTGTCCGACCGCAGCGCCGTGAAGGCGGGTCCGCGACGCGACCTGGTCCGCGAACTCTTCGACGCCTCACGCAGGTTCACGCCCGAACTGCACCGCGGCCTGTACTTCTCCATGCCCGAGTGGTTCAACCCCGACAACCCCTGGTCGGGCCACGCCCCGCGCAATCCGTACACCCAGGAACCCGTCCCGTACACCGGATACACCGCGGGCAAGGACTATGTGAGGGACTATCAGGCCGCGCAGATGGTGGAGCTGATCCACGGCTACGACCCGTCCGTCATCTGGTGCGACATCGGTGGCGCCAACGACAGCCTGAACGTGCTCGCCGAATACTTCAACCACGGCAAGAACCGGCCGAAGCCCTACGAGGTGGCCGTCAACAACCGTGCGGGCATCGGCTTCCACGACTTCACGACCCCCGAGTACACGACGTACGAGAACACCGTCGTCGCCAAGTGGGAGTCCAGCCGGGGCCTCGACCCGTTCAGCTACGGCTACAACCGGGCGACGCCCGACGCGGCGTACATGACCGCCGAGGAGGTGGTCCGCAGCCTGGTCGACATCGTCTCCAAGAACGGCAACCTCCTGCTCGACATCGGGCCGCGCGCCGACGGCACCATCCCGGAGATCATGCAGACCCGGCTGCGCGAGACCGGACGGTGGCTGAAGGTCAACGGCGAGGCGATCTACGACACGACGTACTGGTCGCGGATGGCGCAGCTCGGTGAGGACCTGCGGTTCACCGTGCGGCAGAACGAGGCCTTCTACATCCACTCGCTGACCGCGCCCGGCGCCACACTCACCGTCGAGGCGCCGGTGCCGGTCCGCGGCGGCGACCGGGTGACCCTGCTGGGCCACGACCGGCCGCTCAACTGGACGGTGCGTAAGGGTGCGTTGGTCATCGACGTGCCGGAGGCGGCCCGCAGGTCCGGCCGGTACGTCTGGGTGTTCAAGGTGGAGTGGCGCGACTGA
- a CDS encoding carbohydrate ABC transporter permease, which produces MASSSTVSGDVRRGARTPSAAPRVRRRLPAGPWLFAAPGLLITGVFILYPFVSTVVNSFTDRRTLIPGTFVGLANYRELLHDDMFWIGLRNSTLYVVGVVPALVLLPLLLALLVQKNIPGITFFRSAFYTPVVASIVVVGLIWVWLLDERGLVNSLLETVGVGRAGFLSDQWLLLLSAMAVTVWKGLGYYMIIYLAALANVPRELHEAASVDGAGAVRRFLTVTVPAVRSTMVLVGALSSVAAFKVFSEVYLMAGPDGGPAGEDTTLVMLVQRTGTGLTGRVGYASALSVVVFVVTVALMLLVLRADRKEDA; this is translated from the coding sequence ATGGCGAGTTCCTCGACCGTATCCGGCGACGTGCGGCGCGGCGCGCGGACGCCCAGCGCGGCCCCCCGGGTCCGACGCCGGCTTCCGGCCGGCCCCTGGCTGTTCGCCGCACCGGGACTGCTGATCACGGGTGTCTTCATCCTCTATCCGTTCGTCTCGACGGTGGTCAACTCCTTCACCGACCGCCGCACCCTGATCCCCGGCACGTTCGTGGGCCTCGCCAACTACCGGGAGCTGCTGCACGACGACATGTTCTGGATCGGGCTGCGCAACAGCACGCTGTACGTCGTCGGGGTGGTCCCCGCGCTCGTCCTGCTGCCGTTGCTGCTCGCCCTGCTGGTGCAGAAGAACATCCCCGGCATCACCTTCTTCCGGTCCGCCTTCTACACGCCGGTCGTCGCCTCCATCGTCGTGGTCGGCCTGATCTGGGTGTGGCTGCTGGACGAACGCGGCCTGGTGAACTCGCTGCTGGAGACGGTCGGCGTCGGCAGGGCCGGCTTCCTCAGCGACCAGTGGCTGCTCCTGCTGAGCGCCATGGCCGTCACGGTCTGGAAGGGCCTCGGCTACTACATGATCATTTATCTGGCCGCGCTCGCCAACGTACCGCGCGAGCTGCACGAGGCGGCGTCGGTCGACGGCGCGGGGGCGGTACGCCGCTTCCTCACCGTCACCGTGCCCGCCGTCCGCTCCACCATGGTGCTGGTCGGCGCGCTCTCCTCGGTCGCCGCCTTCAAGGTGTTCTCCGAGGTGTACCTGATGGCGGGCCCGGACGGCGGACCGGCGGGCGAGGACACCACCCTCGTCATGCTGGTCCAGCGCACCGGCACCGGACTGACCGGCCGGGTGGGCTACGCCTCCGCCCTCTCCGTCGTCGTCTTCGTCGTCACCGTCGCGCTGATGCTGCTTGTGCTGCGGGCCGACCGGAAGGAGGACGCGTGA
- a CDS encoding ABC transporter substrate-binding protein: MRISRRVLAAAAAVAVVLPLSACGSGNDGGGSTDASGKVEGDITFQTWNLRANFKEYFEGVIADFEKKYPDTHVKWVDQPAEGYADKISADAAGGTLPDVVNVSPDLVAPLAKAGLALDLDKSAAQYRKEYLDGAWAGHQVPGMTGTYAFPWYLNTGPLFYNKSLFEKAGLDASKPPTTYDDLFADALRLAQKTDGKVATLANVPTVEDFGRYGVELMNKEGTSFAFNDAKGIELLTKYKELYDAKALDPQALTATPESSGKKFLTGAVAMNPGSALDLGNFKKQAPSLYRNIGITDQITSTGKVNMYVMGVMVNSRTKHTPASVAFAHFVTDAQNQMSFAKKVAIFPSTAGSLDDPYFTKEDGSDETRVRIAAAKSLKNAVNYTPVLFSEQMKTALRNEVAKALQGKESPKTALDNAVKACDRLLQQQG, encoded by the coding sequence GTGCGCATCTCCCGCAGAGTTCTCGCCGCCGCCGCTGCCGTCGCCGTCGTCCTGCCGCTGAGTGCCTGCGGCTCCGGGAACGACGGCGGTGGCTCGACGGACGCCTCGGGCAAGGTCGAGGGCGACATCACCTTCCAGACCTGGAACCTGAGGGCCAACTTCAAGGAGTACTTCGAGGGCGTGATCGCGGACTTCGAGAAGAAGTACCCGGACACCCATGTGAAGTGGGTCGACCAGCCCGCGGAGGGCTACGCCGACAAGATCAGCGCGGACGCGGCCGGCGGTACCCTGCCCGACGTCGTCAACGTCTCCCCGGACCTGGTCGCCCCGCTCGCCAAGGCGGGCCTCGCGCTGGACCTCGACAAGTCGGCCGCCCAGTACAGGAAGGAGTACCTGGACGGTGCCTGGGCCGGCCACCAGGTACCCGGCATGACCGGGACCTACGCCTTCCCGTGGTACCTCAACACCGGGCCGCTCTTCTACAACAAGTCGCTGTTCGAGAAGGCCGGACTCGACGCGTCCAAGCCGCCGACGACCTACGACGACCTGTTCGCCGACGCGCTGCGGCTGGCCCAGAAGACCGACGGCAAGGTGGCCACGCTCGCCAACGTGCCCACCGTCGAGGACTTCGGGCGTTACGGCGTCGAGCTGATGAACAAGGAAGGCACCTCCTTCGCCTTCAACGACGCCAAGGGCATAGAGCTCCTGACCAAGTACAAGGAGTTGTACGACGCCAAGGCGCTCGACCCGCAGGCGCTCACCGCGACCCCGGAGTCGTCCGGCAAGAAGTTCCTCACCGGCGCCGTCGCCATGAACCCGGGCAGCGCCCTGGACCTCGGCAACTTCAAGAAGCAGGCGCCGAGCCTCTACCGGAACATCGGCATCACGGACCAGATCACCAGCACCGGCAAGGTGAACATGTACGTCATGGGCGTCATGGTCAACTCGCGCACCAAGCACACCCCGGCGTCGGTCGCCTTCGCGCACTTCGTCACCGACGCGCAGAACCAGATGTCGTTCGCCAAGAAGGTGGCGATCTTCCCGAGCACCGCGGGCTCACTCGACGACCCGTACTTCACCAAGGAGGACGGGAGCGACGAGACACGGGTGCGGATCGCCGCCGCCAAGTCCCTGAAGAACGCGGTCAATTACACGCCGGTCCTCTTCAGCGAGCAGATGAAGACCGCGCTGCGCAACGAGGTCGCCAAGGCGCTCCAGGGCAAGGAGAGCCCCAAGACGGCCCTTGACAACGCTGTCAAGGCCTGCGACCGGCTGCTCCAGCAGCAGGGCTGA
- a CDS encoding dienelactone hydrolase family protein yields the protein MRFTSEQRFDDGVLEREFTLGEIPGVLWTPPSSSAPAPLILLGHPGGLRRMHPRLAARARHSAADGFASVTVELPGSGDRPRWPALEQARADLHRAMKAGEPVGDEIIDALVLPLVEKAVPEWRDTLDAVLSLPEIGGPVGYSGGVISIGTRLAVVEPRISAAVLFAGSFVPRVMFEEARQVTVPLHVLLQWDDEGNDRQSALDLFDAFGSKEKTLNANMGGHAGVPESAGEAAARFFTRHLR from the coding sequence ATGCGATTCACTTCGGAACAGCGTTTCGACGACGGCGTCCTCGAACGCGAATTCACCCTCGGCGAGATCCCCGGCGTCCTGTGGACGCCCCCGTCCTCGTCCGCGCCGGCGCCGCTGATCCTGCTCGGCCACCCCGGCGGACTACGGAGGATGCACCCCCGACTGGCGGCCCGAGCCCGGCACTCGGCCGCGGACGGCTTCGCCTCGGTCACCGTCGAGCTCCCCGGGAGCGGTGACCGGCCCCGCTGGCCCGCCCTCGAACAGGCCCGCGCCGACCTGCACCGGGCGATGAAGGCCGGCGAGCCGGTCGGCGACGAGATCATCGACGCCCTCGTCCTCCCGCTGGTCGAGAAGGCGGTCCCGGAATGGCGGGACACCCTGGACGCCGTCCTGTCGTTGCCCGAGATCGGTGGCCCGGTCGGGTACTCGGGCGGAGTGATCTCCATCGGGACGCGGCTGGCGGTGGTCGAGCCGCGCATCTCGGCCGCCGTCCTGTTCGCCGGGAGTTTCGTACCCCGCGTCATGTTCGAGGAGGCCCGGCAGGTCACCGTCCCCCTGCACGTCCTGCTGCAGTGGGACGACGAGGGGAACGACCGGCAGTCGGCCCTGGACCTGTTCGACGCCTTCGGCTCCAAGGAGAAGACCCTGAACGCCAACATGGGCGGCCACGCCGGCGTCCCGGAGTCCGCCGGGGAGGCTGCGGCCCGGTTCTTCACCCGGCACCTGAGGTGA
- a CDS encoding amidase, with protein sequence MTSWAGRTATEIAAAVREKRITPREVVAEHLARVERLDARVGAFRVVRSEAALAEADALAARPDLAGLPLAGVPVAVKDNLPVRGESCRQGSAATPDTAAEEDHVTVARLRAAGAVVVGLTNVPELCVFGTSDSVFGIARNPWDTSRTAGGSSGGSAAAVAAGMVPLALGNDGMGSLRIPAANCGLVGLKPGHGTVPAGIGHGDWFGMSENGPLATTVADARLMLAVLADTEAVRPSGNLVRRVAVSLRSPLAGVTVGRVYAAAAREAAGLLAGAGHEVRPSDPPYPLWLGTTSLAHWTAGTAVDAADLDPRRLTRRTRAHAAVGRRLVAGVRTGERREQLRARLAPFFEEHDVLLTPALARRGPAAVAWHERGWLRNLLANTNYSPLTPPWNLTGWPAMAVPFGTLPGGAPCAVQLVGRPGSELELLELAGQLEELRPWRRTAPLD encoded by the coding sequence GTGACCAGTTGGGCCGGCCGGACCGCCACCGAGATCGCCGCGGCCGTCCGCGAGAAGCGGATCACCCCTCGCGAGGTGGTGGCCGAGCACCTCGCCCGCGTCGAGCGCCTCGACGCCCGTGTCGGCGCCTTCCGGGTCGTACGGTCCGAAGCGGCCCTCGCGGAGGCCGACGCGCTCGCCGCGCGTCCGGACCTGGCCGGACTCCCCCTCGCGGGCGTGCCCGTGGCGGTCAAGGACAATCTGCCGGTACGCGGCGAGTCCTGCCGGCAGGGCTCCGCCGCGACCCCGGACACCGCCGCCGAGGAGGACCACGTCACCGTGGCGCGGCTGCGCGCGGCGGGCGCCGTGGTGGTGGGTCTGACGAACGTGCCCGAGCTCTGCGTCTTCGGCACCTCGGACAGCGTGTTCGGCATCGCCCGCAACCCGTGGGACACCTCGCGCACGGCGGGCGGTTCCTCGGGCGGCAGCGCGGCCGCCGTCGCCGCCGGGATGGTGCCCCTCGCGCTGGGCAATGACGGGATGGGGTCGTTGCGCATCCCGGCGGCCAACTGCGGCCTGGTCGGGCTGAAGCCCGGCCACGGCACGGTCCCCGCCGGCATCGGCCACGGTGACTGGTTCGGCATGTCGGAGAACGGGCCGCTCGCGACCACCGTGGCGGACGCCCGGCTGATGCTGGCGGTCCTGGCGGACACCGAGGCGGTACGGCCCTCCGGAAACCTCGTCCGGAGGGTGGCGGTCTCCCTGCGCAGCCCCCTGGCCGGCGTGACCGTCGGCCGCGTGTACGCGGCGGCGGCCCGGGAGGCGGCCGGGCTGCTGGCCGGAGCGGGGCACGAGGTCCGGCCCTCCGACCCTCCGTACCCGCTCTGGCTGGGCACCACCTCGCTCGCGCACTGGACGGCGGGGACCGCGGTCGACGCCGCCGACCTCGACCCGCGTCGGCTCACCCGCCGCACGCGCGCGCACGCCGCCGTGGGGCGCCGTCTCGTGGCCGGGGTACGCACGGGTGAGCGCCGCGAGCAGCTGCGCGCGCGTCTGGCGCCGTTCTTCGAGGAGCACGACGTGCTGCTGACCCCCGCGCTGGCCCGGCGGGGCCCGGCCGCCGTGGCCTGGCACGAGCGGGGGTGGCTGCGGAACCTGCTGGCCAACACGAACTACTCGCCGCTGACCCCGCCCTGGAACCTCACCGGGTGGCCCGCGATGGCGGTGCCGTTCGGGACCCTGCCGGGCGGCGCCCCGTGCGCCGTGCAGTTGGTCGGACGGCCCGGTTCCGAGCTGGAACTGCTCGAACTCGCGGGGCAGTTGGAAGAGCTGCGGCCCTGGAGGCGGACGGCGCCGCTGGACTGA